The DNA sequence TAGAAGGCATAGTTGGATTCAATACTGCCCAAGCAGGCGGAGGTCTGTATATTGAAAGTTCCCACAATAATACTATGTCTAACCTAGTAGTAATAAGCAATACTACAACCTCGGATAACGCCGGCGGAGGAATATTCTTAACAAATTCTCACAATAATAACATATTCTCAGAAATAATAAGCAATTCATCAACAGGACCTAATCCAAGAGGTGGAGGAATAAGACTTCAAAACTCCCACAGCAACACCATAGACTCAAAAGTAATGTTCAACACAACTGCCAACAACGCAGGCGGTATATATATTATCAACTCCAGCTTCAACAAGATCTCAGGACAGATAATAAGCAACACTTCTCTTAATGGCTCCGGTGTATACATATGGGGAGGAGTCAGCAATTTAATAAGTGCTCTAATACAAAATAACAATAATTCCTCATATGGACCCATTTACATCCTTTCCAGCCACTTTAACGTAATATCAAACTCACAAATATTCTCAAACACTGCTGGCAACACCTCGGGAATTTACATAACTTCTGCTAATAGTAACACCATAATATCAAGCACTTTCGCTAATTCCAGTGGTGACACTGGTGGTGTATTTGCTAACAATGTCAACGGATTATGGATACTAAACTCCTACCTAACAAACTGTGGTCCTAATAAAGTAATAAACTTACAAGATGTCCAAAACCTAACAATATCCAACTGCTACATAGGAGGTAGTAGTACAAACACCACTATAGGTGTTTACGAAACTACAGATATTGGCGGACACATATTCGTTGAAAATAAATTCATCACAAATAACTTAAAGGCACTATATAGAGAAGCAGCTCCTCTCTCTGAAATAACTGATATAAGTCTGGTGAATAACCCCTTTGTAATAGATGCTTCTATAACCAGAGATAATATAGTTACTAACCAATAGAATGGATTCCGAGGTTTGTAATTGGGTAGCAGAGACAAAATCTGCTACCCCTTTTCTGTCTTTCCCAGGTCAATTATACTAAATTCTGAAAGATGTATAGACTTATCTACCTCAAAAAATGACAGCACCAACTGATAAGGCAATGAAAGAATTCTCTCTAGAACCCTTTTCCTATTGTTTTCATCAAGTTCTCCCAGGATATCGTCAAAAAGAAGTATTGGTTTCTCTCCAGTCCTTTCCACTATATATTCAGCACATATAAGCTTGAAAAAAATACTTACAAGTCTTACCTGTCCTTGCGATAGAAAGGTTTTTGCAGGCTTATCATTAGAAGTAATCACAATATCATCAAGGTGAGGGCCCACTATAGACTTGCCATATACCACTTCCTTATCAACCTTATCATTAAGGATATCTGTAAAACTACTTACT is a window from the Brevinematia bacterium genome containing:
- a CDS encoding NosD domain-containing protein is translated as EGIVGFNTAQAGGGLYIESSHNNTMSNLVVISNTTTSDNAGGGIFLTNSHNNNIFSEIISNSSTGPNPRGGGIRLQNSHSNTIDSKVMFNTTANNAGGIYIINSSFNKISGQIISNTSLNGSGVYIWGGVSNLISALIQNNNNSSYGPIYILSSHFNVISNSQIFSNTAGNTSGIYITSANSNTIISSTFANSSGDTGGVFANNVNGLWILNSYLTNCGPNKVINLQDVQNLTISNCYIGGSSTNTTIGVYETTDIGGHIFVENKFITNNLKALYREAAPLSEITDISLVNNPFVIDASITRDNIVTNQ